Genomic segment of Chitinophaga varians:
GTATAATGATGGGCCACCCGGGCAGAGAAATCTGCGGCAACAGTTTCCGACAGCTTGGTCTGTGCGCTTAAAGCCAGCGGAAAAATCAGGGCAACCAATACAAAAAGCCTTTTCATGTGCGCGGTATTGAATGATAGTAATAGTGACAGCGATGACTGCCAGAATCATCACTAAATTATGTAATATTTGCCATTGCCGTTGAAAATACTGCGGTGATGGCCGGAATATCTTAAACGTACAGATACTAAAATATAGTATTTTTAAATCCGCCAGGACTTCGTTCCGGCTTATTTTTTTAATTGACGATTGCCTGAATCACCCGTTGTTATGCGAAATGTTTTGTACCTGTTGTTGGTATCCCTGTTAATGTCCTGCGCCGGCCAGAAAACGAAGTACTCAGTAGCGGACGTGCCGGACCCCAAAAAAAGCGGTGGCGGCTATATCAGTAACCCCGATCATCTACTTACTGCCGGAACGGTAAACGGCCTGAATGAAAAACTGGCCACCCTTGATAAGAGCGGCAGGGCACAAGTGGCCATGGTACTGCTGAAAACCATCGGCGACAATGAGCCCCGCGATTTTGCCCACAAGCTGTTCAACTACTGGAAAATCGGAAATGCCAGTACCAATAACGGCCTCCTGGTACTGTTGGTGGAGGATGCCCACCGGCTGGTATTTGAAACCGGCAAAGGACTGGAAGCGGATATGCCTGACGTGATCTGTTTCCGTATCCAGCAGGACTATATGATCCCGTATATCAAAAACGCGGATTATGACCAGGCATTTGAAGAAGGCCTGAAATCCATCTCCGCCCAGCTGCATAGCGGCAATTATGCCTATGATAAAGACATGCAGCAACCGGTGGAAGACCATTCCCTGCTGCCGGACGCCGGGGACACCCGGGATGCTCCCGAGCCACAGGGGCTGGTGGCCGTCCCATCTCCAGCGCCGGCTGAAATCTCCAATGATCCCAATGAGGCAGCTGGAGCGGTGCCTTCGGGCCTTACTGCGGACGAATATGTCGCCAATGCCCGGCCTTTTGTGACGCAGCCCTCACAAACGACTGACTACGCCGTGAGAGGAGAATTCGGCGGCAGCACTTACTTCGCGGGCTTCCTCTGGCTGGTTATTTCGGCAGCTATGATGAACGTGTTCTTTGGGAAAAAGCCGAAGCAGAAAAAAGGCAGCGACCCCATGCCGGTGAGAATCAAAGATCTGCCCAACGACTTTCTGCGTCCTGGTCTGGCCGGCCTGTTCTTCATTCATGTGACGGCCTTCGTCACCCTTAACTTCCTGGCTTTTAAACGAGGCTGGTCCGTCAATTTCTTTACGGCCTTTGTGCTCTATTATATCCTGTGGACGCTGTTTATGATCATCGCGGTGCTGGTGATATCCATCAGGGCAAAAAGCATCCTGCGCGACAAAGACCGTCAACAGCAATGGTTAAGTCACTCCCGCACCGCCAATAGGTTCAGGGCGGCGAAATACGTTTTCCCGCTTCCGCTCTGGTTTTATCTGGCAGGGCTGAAACGGCGCATGGACAAGCTGCGCAACAGCCCATACGATTGCCCGGACTGTTCCCATGCCTTGCATAAGCTCTCAGAGGAAGACGAAGATGTCTACCTTAAAAAAGAACAGGTGATAGAAGAAGACCTGATGGCAGTGGATTATGACGTCTGGAAATGTGATACCTGCGATCACCGGATGGTACTGGATTATACCAATGTGAACACGGCGATGTCCGAATGTCCGCATTGCTCCTATATTGCGTTGGAGGCCAAACAGTCTGTCACCAAAAAGAGAGCCACTACCAGGGCGGCTGGTTGGGGCATCACTACCTACGCCTGTGCGATATGTTCCTATAAACACGACTACCGTTTTGAGATACCCCGTATCAGGGAATCATCATCATCTTCTTCGTCTTCTTCCTCTTCGTCGTCCTCTTCTTCCAGCTGGGGAGGCGGATCTTCCGGGGGCGGCGGCGCCAGCAGCAGCTGGTAAAAGCGTATAAAAAAAGGGCGTACCGGATGAGGGTACGCCCTTTTATGTTGTTCGTTCCTTTGTTTTATTGGCCTGCGTCCATTTTACCGACAACCTGGTAACCGGTGCCATTGTTGGTATTTACCTGTTGGTAATACATACCGTCGGGTGACAGGAAGTACTGTTGTCCGTTGATCTGTACAGAACGGCTGCCTTCAGGGAGCGCTTTCAGAAGATCACCAGGAACAGCTTCGGTGCCATTGTTGGTGTTGTTGTTATTGTTGTTGTTATCCTGTGGCGTAACCACTGTATCGCCGATCTTACCGTTTTTACCCACCACTTTAAATCGACGGCCGTTGTCAGTCATGGTTTCCTGATAGTAGGTGCCATTCAGCTCGTAATAGGTGTTACCGTTGAACTGTATTTCAGAAGCACCATCCGGCAGGTCCGGAACAGCTGCGCCCATCGGCGGATCTACCACACGGTAGCCGTTGTTGTCATTGTCAGATTCGTAGTAAGTCCCGCCGGAATAATAAATCGGGCCGAATTGAGGGCCAAGGGCAAAGTAGCCATATGGCAGGGTGGAAACATAGAATCCAATGGGAGGAAAGTAGTAAGGACGGTACCGGTAATAACGACGGTAGCCTGGTCCATACCATCCATGGCTGTAATAAACGCCTCCATGGTAAACAGGTCCGCGGTAGCCGTGGTAGAATCCCCTGTTTACAGGAGCCATTGTTCTGGGAGCGCTGAAATTGCTACGGGAACCAAAGTTGGGAGCGGACATTCTTGCTCCTCCGCCAAAGTGACCGCCGCCACCTCCAAAATGTCCTCCGCCACCACCATGACGTTGAGCAAATGCGCCGGTTGCTGTAGTTGTGCATAACAGCCCAATCAACACAAACAGCATATAAAGTCTGTTTTTCATCTTCTTCGGATTATAATGTTTAGACTGATACCAGATCAAATAGTTTAAGCGGAAACTCAGGCAGAAGGCGTACTAAGCGCATCCGTGAACTGTTGTGACAATTCGATGATTTTAGCCGATTTCGCCACGGCCTGTACCCATTCCACAGGAATGCTGTCCAGCCCGTAATGCAGGCCTGCGGCAGCTCCTGCTACAGCACCGGTGGTATCGGTATCGCCGCCCAGGTTGACAGCTGCCAGCACGGCATCCTGGTAATTGCCGGTGTTCAGCAGGCACCAGAGCGCGCTTTCCAGCGTGTGTACCACATAACCGGAGCTCTGAATATCGTTTTCTGTCAGATTGGTAATGTTATCCTGTAATATCCGGTTGAAAATCCTGATCTCCGCCGGATTGAACTGTTGTTCTATGATAAAATCATTCACCGCCGCCTGCATGATCTGGTAAGATTCCTGTATGTCTTTTACTGTTAAAAGGTTCCGCAGAAACTCCACATATATGAAACAAGCCATCACAGAGCGGAAATGCAGATGCGTGATACCTGATACCTCTTTAACAATATGATAACGTTGTTTGATGCTCTCTTCCCGCGCCAGGTAAATGGCTACCGGCATCATACGCATCAGGGAACCGTTACCGTTTTCAAATTCTTCAAAACCACCGGAGAACAAAGGAGAGGTGCCGGCGCCTATCCGCCTTAAAGCACGTTGGGTAGTATGCCCGATGTCAAATACCTTGTCATGTGCGCCCCAGTATCCGTCAGCATACCACTTCAGGAAGGTATGGGCCATATGTGTAAGGTTATATCCGTGAGTGAGGCTTTCTGCTGTACAAAGGGTAAGGGAGGTGTCGTCTGAAAAGGTCCCCGGAGGCTGGTTCCAGCATCCATAACCAATAAATTCCCGGATGGGATTTTCCTGGAGGTAGCTCCTGGTTTTGAACTCAACCGGAACACCGAGCGCGTCGCCAATGGCGGTACCCAGAAAAGCGCCTGTGATCTGTTGTTGCATAGAATGGGGATTTATATTGTATATATACTGAAAAACGTGCCAACAAATGTTTTCGGTATGTGAAAGCCGCTGTTTTGTTCAATTTGACCAGCGGATAGAGGTGTGTTCACTCTTGTTCATTAGTCAGATAACCCGGATGACTGTCTCTTTGTTCGGTTGGCGTTTTATCTTTGCATAGTAACATTTAGTACTGACACCAGCATTCACCCCGGTGGGTTTTTGGTAACAGGAAAGGTTAAACGGAAATTATTACCCAATGTTAACTCCGGCAACTGCCGCCCCATTGTTTGTCTGAAAACAGGCGTCAACAGCTTGTTTGATACGTACCAAGGCAGCTGCCCTTCAAAACCCGATCTATTATGCACGCTTTTTTGTTCAACGCACATCGCCAGACATGTACCTTCCTCGGAAAATATCATTGCTGCTTTTTTGCTCATTGCTGGCCTAACTAGCCAAAACTGCTTTGACCAACCATTGCTACTGATTCAACAGCAATTTTTATGGGAATAGGTGGATGAAACGGACTGTTTTTCCAGACAGTCCCCCGAAAGAAATTTCTGAGTCCAAATGCAGGTATATAAGATGAAGGCTGAAGGGACTGCCTTTCCAGGCGGTCCCCCTCAGAAAACGTCTTGCTGCCGGTAAACGGGCCACTACATAAATGTTGGAATGCCATGTAAAAGAAGGAAAGGAAAGGACCATCTGTCCAGATGGTCCGGTTTTCCGCCTCGCATGACAATTCCCAAAGCCACTAAAAGTGCCATATGAACCATGTGGGCAACTGCTATCAACAGCTTGTTCGCAGTACGATTGATTCAGCTTCAGGGACCGTCTTTTCAGACAGTCCCCTGCCAGACAATTCAGGTTGCACCGCAACCTTCATCATAAATAAAAAAATAAACAGGCTCTATTCATAAGCGAAACGGTGGAATTTAACCACGGACCGTTTGTCCAGGCGGTCCTGCTAAAGATTTTCAGATTAAGGACGGATTGAGAATGGTAAGATCAATATCAGCATAGGCCGCCTTTCCAGGCGGCCTTGTACTATACAACTGATGAGTCATGGGTTAAGCATGGGGCGTTTGTTTAAACTGCCCCGCTTTTTTAACTTCGTCTGGTATGCTTCTGCGGAAGCGATAGCCGGAAACCTGTTAAAACCCGCTTTTATGCAATATCATCAGTTAGGGAGGTCAGACCTGCACATCAGCGAAATCAGCTACGGCTGCATGTCGCTGGGCAGCGACGATGCAGACAACGCCCGCCTGGTACAACAGGCCATAGACGGAGGCATCAACTTTTTCGATACCGCCGACCTGTATGATCACGGGCGGAATGAAATCACCCTCGGGAAAGCGCTGGAGGGCAAAAGACAGGATGTTGTCATTGCCACCAAGGTGGGCAACCAATGGCGGCCGGACGGCAGCGGCTGGGACTGGAATCCACGCAGGGAGTATATCCTGTCCTGTGTGGAAGAGAGCCTGCGCCGGCTCAATACGGATTACATTGACCTGTACCAGTTGCACGGCGGCACCCTGGAAGACCCTGCGGACGAAACCATCTCGGCGTTTGAAACGCTGGTGCAGCAAGGAAAAATCCGTTATTATGGCATATCCTCCATACGCCCCAATGTGATCCGGACTTTTGTGGAACGGTCCAATATCGTGAGCGTAATGATGCAATACAGCCTGCTGGACCGCCGCCCGGAAGAAAGTTGTTTCCCGTTGCTGGAACAACACAACATCGGTGTGCTGGTAAGAGGCGCCGTGGCAAAAGGCCTGCTGGTTAATAAAGCGCCGGAGCCATACCTCAACTACGATGCTGCCGATGTGGCAAAGGCCGCTGCGGCGGCACAACGTTTGTCCGTTGCCGGCAGAGGGCCAGCGGCCACGGCGTTACGGTATGTGCTGCAACAACCGGCCGTCACGACGGCCGTAGTGGGCATGCGTACCGCTCAACAGGTACAGGATGCATTGGCTGCCGCCGGCGCGGTGCCGCTTACAGCAACGGAAATACAGCAACTGCAACAGGTATTGCCGGTCAACAGATATGAGCAGCACCGCTGATGCCCATCTAGCAGGATCATTTATTATATTGTAGATAATCAAAAGTCCTTCGTATGCAGAAACTCAAAATAGGCATGCTCCTGTTCCCGGACATGACCATATTGGACTTCACCGGCCCTTATGATGTATTTGTAAAAGCGCCCTGTTTTGAAGTGGTGCTGTTGGGAGAATCCACTGCTCCCGTGAAGGTGGAGGGTGGCCTGACGGTACAGGCTTCCGTGGCGCTGGCCGACAGTCCGCAGCTGGACATCCTGTTTGTCCCTGGTGGGAAAGGCATCAATCCTTTGCTGACTAACCGCACGGTGCTGGATTTTCTGCAGCGGCAGGCGGCGGGCGCAAAATATATTACCAGCGTCTGCACGGGCGCGCTGGTATTGGCGGCCGCAGGGCTGTTGCAGGGATATAAAGCCACTACGCACTGGCGTTCGCTGGAGCTGTTGCGTATGCTCGGCGTGGATGTGGTGGAAGAGCGGGTGGTGAGAGACCGTAACCGTATCACCGGCGGCGGTGTAACGGCCGGTATTGATTTTGCGCTTACGCTTACTGCCATGATCGGCGGCGAAGAGCTGGCCCGTATTGTGCAGTTGCAGCTGGAATACAACCCGGCGCCGCCTTTCCGGGCGGGTTCTCCGCATACGGCGGGCACGCCGGTATTACAGGCTACCCGGGAACTAACGAAACTGATGCTGGAGACCAGAAGAGGTATTATCCGTGAATTGCTGCAGGCGCACGGAATGCCTGCTGCGCCTCAGTCCTGATAGCGCAAACTTCCCGCAGGCCAATCATGCGGCCCCTTTCCGGGTCCCACACTTTTAGCCGGAAGCAGGCACGTATATCGCGGAAGCGCAATGTGGTAACGGTGACCTGTTGCAGTTCAGGAAACGCCTCCATCACTTGTGGCAGACGGTAGAAAGGAATACGGGCGTTCAGGTGATGGATATGATGGTAACCGATATTGCCGGTAAACCACGCCATTAACGGGTGCATCTGCATGTAGCTGGAACTCAGCAGCGCTGCCTTGTCATAACACCAGTTGTCGTTGTCATTAAACACCACACCCGGGAAATTATGCTGTGCATAAAAGAGGTATGCACCGATGCCACAGGCTATGGTAAAAGGTATGAGTATAAAGAACAGCCAGCTTTGCCATCCCAGGAAATAAAACACTGCTATGCTGCCGGCGATGTGCAATACCATGGCCAGCAGGGAGTCCGCATGTTTGCGGGGGCTGCTGGTAAAGGACTGCCAGCACATACCGATCAGGAACATAAACAGGTAGCCTGCCGCAACAGTGGCAGGATGGCGGGTAAACAAATAACTTCTCCGTTCGCCGCGGGACAGCTGCTCAAAGCGCTGGCGCGTTACGATCGGGTAGGAGCCTATGCTGGCGCTGAAAAGCTTTGAATTGTGTTTATGGTGGTAATCGTGCGACCGTTTCCAGATGCTGGTGGGCGCCAGCACATAAATGCCAAACAAAGTCATGATCACATTCGCTATGCGGGAATTATGCAGGATGGCATGATGCTGGTGGTCGTGATAGATGACGAACATCCGTACAATTAAAAGACCGGAAAGCACGCTGCCGGCTATACGGAAGGGCAGTGGCAGCAAAAGAGTGCTGGCAAGGGCCAGCCCTAACAAACATAAAGTGGTAAACAGGTACAGCCAGCTCTTGGCTCTTTCCTCACATGCATATGGCTTGGTAGCCAAAATCAAA
This window contains:
- a CDS encoding fatty acid desaturase family protein, whose protein sequence is MATKPYACEERAKSWLYLFTTLCLLGLALASTLLLPLPFRIAGSVLSGLLIVRMFVIYHDHQHHAILHNSRIANVIMTLFGIYVLAPTSIWKRSHDYHHKHNSKLFSASIGSYPIVTRQRFEQLSRGERRSYLFTRHPATVAAGYLFMFLIGMCWQSFTSSPRKHADSLLAMVLHIAGSIAVFYFLGWQSWLFFILIPFTIACGIGAYLFYAQHNFPGVVFNDNDNWCYDKAALLSSSYMQMHPLMAWFTGNIGYHHIHHLNARIPFYRLPQVMEAFPELQQVTVTTLRFRDIRACFRLKVWDPERGRMIGLREVCAIRTEAQQAFRAPAAIHG
- a CDS encoding DUF6515 family protein, with amino-acid sequence MKNRLYMLFVLIGLLCTTTATGAFAQRHGGGGGHFGGGGGHFGGGARMSAPNFGSRSNFSAPRTMAPVNRGFYHGYRGPVYHGGVYYSHGWYGPGYRRYYRYRPYYFPPIGFYVSTLPYGYFALGPQFGPIYYSGGTYYESDNDNNGYRVVDPPMGAAVPDLPDGASEIQFNGNTYYELNGTYYQETMTDNGRRFKVVGKNGKIGDTVVTPQDNNNNNNNTNNGTEAVPGDLLKALPEGSRSVQINGQQYFLSPDGMYYQQVNTNNGTGYQVVGKMDAGQ
- a CDS encoding ADP-ribosylglycohydrolase family protein, translated to MQQQITGAFLGTAIGDALGVPVEFKTRSYLQENPIREFIGYGCWNQPPGTFSDDTSLTLCTAESLTHGYNLTHMAHTFLKWYADGYWGAHDKVFDIGHTTQRALRRIGAGTSPLFSGGFEEFENGNGSLMRMMPVAIYLAREESIKQRYHIVKEVSGITHLHFRSVMACFIYVEFLRNLLTVKDIQESYQIMQAAVNDFIIEQQFNPAEIRIFNRILQDNITNLTENDIQSSGYVVHTLESALWCLLNTGNYQDAVLAAVNLGGDTDTTGAVAGAAAGLHYGLDSIPVEWVQAVAKSAKIIELSQQFTDALSTPSA
- a CDS encoding DJ-1/PfpI family protein, with protein sequence MQKLKIGMLLFPDMTILDFTGPYDVFVKAPCFEVVLLGESTAPVKVEGGLTVQASVALADSPQLDILFVPGGKGINPLLTNRTVLDFLQRQAAGAKYITSVCTGALVLAAAGLLQGYKATTHWRSLELLRMLGVDVVEERVVRDRNRITGGGVTAGIDFALTLTAMIGGEELARIVQLQLEYNPAPPFRAGSPHTAGTPVLQATRELTKLMLETRRGIIRELLQAHGMPAAPQS
- a CDS encoding TPM domain-containing protein, whose product is MRNVLYLLLVSLLMSCAGQKTKYSVADVPDPKKSGGGYISNPDHLLTAGTVNGLNEKLATLDKSGRAQVAMVLLKTIGDNEPRDFAHKLFNYWKIGNASTNNGLLVLLVEDAHRLVFETGKGLEADMPDVICFRIQQDYMIPYIKNADYDQAFEEGLKSISAQLHSGNYAYDKDMQQPVEDHSLLPDAGDTRDAPEPQGLVAVPSPAPAEISNDPNEAAGAVPSGLTADEYVANARPFVTQPSQTTDYAVRGEFGGSTYFAGFLWLVISAAMMNVFFGKKPKQKKGSDPMPVRIKDLPNDFLRPGLAGLFFIHVTAFVTLNFLAFKRGWSVNFFTAFVLYYILWTLFMIIAVLVISIRAKSILRDKDRQQQWLSHSRTANRFRAAKYVFPLPLWFYLAGLKRRMDKLRNSPYDCPDCSHALHKLSEEDEDVYLKKEQVIEEDLMAVDYDVWKCDTCDHRMVLDYTNVNTAMSECPHCSYIALEAKQSVTKKRATTRAAGWGITTYACAICSYKHDYRFEIPRIRESSSSSSSSSSSSSSSSSWGGGSSGGGGASSSW
- a CDS encoding aldo/keto reductase, yielding MSHGLSMGRLFKLPRFFNFVWYASAEAIAGNLLKPAFMQYHQLGRSDLHISEISYGCMSLGSDDADNARLVQQAIDGGINFFDTADLYDHGRNEITLGKALEGKRQDVVIATKVGNQWRPDGSGWDWNPRREYILSCVEESLRRLNTDYIDLYQLHGGTLEDPADETISAFETLVQQGKIRYYGISSIRPNVIRTFVERSNIVSVMMQYSLLDRRPEESCFPLLEQHNIGVLVRGAVAKGLLVNKAPEPYLNYDAADVAKAAAAAQRLSVAGRGPAATALRYVLQQPAVTTAVVGMRTAQQVQDALAAAGAVPLTATEIQQLQQVLPVNRYEQHR